A window of Gemmatimonadales bacterium genomic DNA:
TTTTCCGACGGCGTGGGCTACAGCTGGATCGACACCCTCAAGCAGATGACCGCGCGGGCCGTGACCGACGACGAGCTGGCGCACGCCCGGTTCCGGTTCCCGATCAACCCGCCGTTGTCGAAGGAGGAGTACTTCTACCGCTCCCTGTTCCACGAGCACTTCCCGTCCGACTCGGCGGCCGCGTGCGTGCCGTCGGTGCCGTCGGTGGCGTGCAGCACGCCGGAGGCGCTGGCCTGGGACGCCGCATTCAGGAACGCGAACGACCCGTCGGGTCGCGCCGTGAAGGCGGTGCACCAGCAGGCGTACCGCTAGCGCCGTACACGTCGGCGCCGAAGGCCGCCAGGCCCGGACGTCCGGCGTAGCCGAGGTAGGGCAGGGCGAAGATCTGCTCGAGGCTCTCGAGCAGCGCGTAGTGGTTGTAGGGCACGTCGGAGACGGTGCCCGCCCTGACGAACGGCGAGACCAGCACCGCCCCGGTGCGCCCGCCTCCCGGCCCGGAGATCCCGGGCCGGTCCGTGTTCGGTCCGGTGGGCTCGTCGCAGCACGCCGACGCGTCGTCGGATCCCGCCTCGTCGAACGTCACGATCAGGAGCCCGTCGCGGAACGCCGGTGCGTGCGTGATCACGGGCACCAGGCGCGCGAGGAACCGGTCGGCGGATCCCAGTCCGCCGGGCCGCTCGCCGTCCGCGCACCGCGCGTCGTGCCCGTCGTGGCAGAGATTGGGCGAGATGAACGCGAGGTTGGGCGTGCGCCCGGCCGTCGCGAGGTCGGCTGCGAGAGCGGACAGCGGCACGACGTTCGCCCGGCACGACGCCGAGTCGATGATGGCATGGAAGTACACGAACGGGTCGTGCTTGGCGGCGTACTGGTCCCGGCGATGCGCGGTCTGGGTGCGGTCCCGCGCGCCGACGCGCGGGTGGCCGCACGCGGCGGCCTCCCGCCTGGGTTCGTTCCCCATGTCCTCCATGTACGCCTTCCAGGACAGGTGCGCGGCTGCGAGCTGGTTGGCGATCGTGCGCACGTGGGCCGGGTAGATGCAGCCGCGGCCGACGGGCTGGCCGTCGGGCGCGACGCCGGTCTCCCGGAACTCCTCGTAGACGCGGCAGTCCGCCTGGGTCGCCATGTCGGGGGCGATCCCGCTGATCATCGCGAGGTAGTTGTCGAGGCTGTTGTGGCCGGTCGCGTAGTACTGGCGCAGCAGGGCGCCCGAGGGGGCCAGGGTGTCGGCGAGGTAGGGGGCGGCCGTGCCCGGCCCGAAGGTGGTGGCGTAGCCCTCGTTCTCCAGCACGATCACGAACACGTGGCGCACGGGAGGCGGCGCGCCGACCCGCGCCGCGGCGGGCGCGGCCGCCCCGCCTCGGGTCGTGCGTTCCCGCCCGCCACCGCAGGCCAGCGCGAGGAGCGCCGTGAGTGCCGCGGCGGACGGGAGAAGCCTCGCTACGGGCGTACCTCCTCCACCGTTTGCAGGATCTTGTCGCGGGTGACCGGCATCCGCATCGTGCGCGCCGCGCCCAGGCCCTGCATCACGGCCAGCAGGTCCACGCCGCTGAAGGTCGGCCGGCCGGCCATCGCCACCACGCGGGCGTCCGGGTAGCGGCGCCGCAGCTGGCGCAGGAAGTCGGTCGGGTCCATGCGTCCCGTCGTGAGCACGTCGAGGAAGACGACGTCCGCCGGCACCGTCTCGTAGGCGACGAGGCCGATGCTGGCGTCGCCCGCCTCCACCACCTCGTGGCCGGCGCCGGCGAGCATCGTGGCCATGTGGCCGCGGACCGCCTCGTTCTGGTCGATGAGGAGGATCCGGGCCGCGCGGGAGTTGGGCACCACGGCGGCGCGGCCGCAGCCGAGGCAGACCACCCGGCGCGCGATCTCGGCGCCGCGCCGCCGCGCCGGGCCGAGCGTGAACGAGCCGCCGCAGGCCGGGCAGGTGACGGGTCCGGGCGTGGCGAACCGCGTCCGCAGCTGGTCCATGTGCTCGATGGTGTACGGCGTGGGGGTGTCGCGCCGCCGACGTCCGAGCCGGCGCGAGAGCTGCATCCGGCGGTCCGGGACCAGGCGGCGGGCGGCCTGGCGGCGGTCGGGCCGGCCGCGCCGCTCGGAGTGAAACTGCTGCGCCGCGCTGCGGCGGTCGCGGCGCCGCCGGTCGGCGTCGGTGCGTCGCGCCAGCGGCGAGCGCCTGTCCCACAGCCGCCGGCGCTCCGCCCGCCGGCGCCGCACGGAGGTTGTCTCCACTCGGCCCCTATCCCGTTCGTGCCGGCACCAAGATAATCGTCCCGCGCGCCATGGCCATCGTCTCTACCGCGGGCTGCGCCATTTCGCGATATTCAGGGTCCCTCAGCATTCACGCAGCCACCGAGCCGCACGCACCGCAGCCGCGGAGGGCCCCTCGTGTACGCCTCGATCTCCTTGCTCGCGCTGACGCTCGGCCTGTCCGGGGCGCCCCGGGACGGGCGGGAGCTGATCCGCGCGATGCACGACCGGTATGCCGGATCCTGGTATCGCACCCTCGCGTTCACGCAGCACAACACCGCCACCGACACCGCCGGCAAGGAGACGTACTCCACCTGGCGGGAGTGCGCGACGTTTCCGGGCAACCTCCGGATCGACTTTCTCCCCGCAGACAGCGGCGGCGGCGTCCTGTTCCGCAGCGACTCCGAGTTCGTGTTCGCGCACGACACGCTGGCCCGGACGGTGCCCCTGATCCACTCGCTCCTGGTGCTCGGCTTCGACGTGTACGTCCAGCCGGCGGACACGACGCTCGCCAAGCTCGCGCGGCTCGGCATCGACCTCGGCGCGATGCACGAGGACACCTGGCAGGGACGGCCGGTGTACGTGGTGGGCGCCGCGGCCGGCGACACGACCCACGTGCAGTTCTGGGTGGACCGGGAGCGGCTGGTGTTCGTCCGGATGCTGCAGCAGGTGGGCCGGCCCGGCGCGACCCGGCTGGCCGACACCCGGTTCGAGGACTACCGCCCGGTGGGCCAGGCGTGGCTCTCGGCCCGGGTGGTCTTCGTGGTCGGCGGCCGGCCCGTGTGGCGCGAGGAGTACGTGGACATCCAGACCGGCCAGCCGCTCGACGCGAGCCTGTTCGACCCCCGGCAATTCGCCGCCGCGCGCCCGAAGAGCTGACGCTCAGCCCTCGCCCGCCATGAGCGCTGCCGGCCGCTCGCGCGCGGCGCGCCAGGCCGGGACGTAGGCGCCGGCCAGCGCGGCGGCGCCGAGCAGCACGCTCGACCGCACCACCGCGCCCGGATCCCACGCCGGCAGCGTCTCCGCGAGCCGGTGCACGGCGTCCCACACCATCATCCCCACCCAGGCGCCGACGGCCGTGCCCCACGCGGCCACCGCCGCGGCGCGCGCGAGCACGTAGCGCCGCACCTGGGGCCGGCGGGCTCCGGCCGCGCGCCGGAGGCCCAGCTCGCCCAGGAGCGAGGCCACCCACAGCCACATCACGGCGAAGGTCCCGAACGTCGCGAGGGCCAGCATGGCCCAGCCCTCCACCCCGAACGCGCGGGAGAACCAGCGGAGCGGCGCCGCCTCGGCGTCGAACAGC
This region includes:
- a CDS encoding alkaline phosphatase family protein produces the protein MRHVFVIVLENEGYATTFGPGTAAPYLADTLAPSGALLRQYYATGHNSLDNYLAMISGIAPDMATQADCRVYEEFRETGVAPDGQPVGRGCIYPAHVRTIANQLAAAHLSWKAYMEDMGNEPRREAAACGHPRVGARDRTQTAHRRDQYAAKHDPFVYFHAIIDSASCRANVVPLSALAADLATAGRTPNLAFISPNLCHDGHDARCADGERPGGLGSADRFLARLVPVITHAPAFRDGLLIVTFDEAGSDDASACCDEPTGPNTDRPGISGPGGGRTGAVLVSPFVRAGTVSDVPYNHYALLESLEQIFALPYLGYAGRPGLAAFGADVYGASGTPAGAPPSRRDPTGRSRS
- a CDS encoding response regulator codes for the protein MRRRRAERRRLWDRRSPLARRTDADRRRRDRRSAAQQFHSERRGRPDRRQAARRLVPDRRMQLSRRLGRRRRDTPTPYTIEHMDQLRTRFATPGPVTCPACGGSFTLGPARRRGAEIARRVVCLGCGRAAVVPNSRAARILLIDQNEAVRGHMATMLAGAGHEVVEAGDASIGLVAYETVPADVVFLDVLTTGRMDPTDFLRQLRRRYPDARVVAMAGRPTFSGVDLLAVMQGLGAARTMRMPVTRDKILQTVEEVRP